The following coding sequences lie in one Chionomys nivalis chromosome 8, mChiNiv1.1, whole genome shotgun sequence genomic window:
- the LOC130880537 gene encoding 60S ribosomal protein L39: protein MSSHKTFRIKRFLAKKQKQNRPIPQWIRMKTGNKIRYNSKRRHWRRTKLGL, encoded by the coding sequence ATGTCTTCTCACAAGACTTTCAGAATCAAGCGATTCCTGgctaagaaacaaaagcaaaatcgcCCTATTCCTCAGTGGATTCGGATGAAAACTGGCAACAAAATCAGGTACAACTCCAAGAGAAGACACTGGAGGAGAACGAAGCTGGGTCTGTAA
- the Ins gene encoding insulin → MALWMRLLPLLALLVLWEPNPAQAFVNQHLCGSHLVEALYLVCGERGFFYTPKSRRGVEDPQVAQLELGGGPGAGDLQTLALEVAQQKRGIVDQCCTSICSLYQLENYCN, encoded by the exons ATGGCCCTGTGGATGCGCCTTCTGCCCCTGCTGGCCCTGCTGGTCCTCTGGGAGCCCAACCCTGCCCAGGCTTTTGTCAACCAGCACCTTTGTGGTTCTCACCTTGTGGAGGCGCTCTACTTGGTATGTGGGGAACGTGGCTTCTTCTACACACCCAAGTCGCGACGTGGAGTAGAGGACCCACAAG TGGCACAACTGGAGCTGGGTGGGGGCCCCGGAGCAGGCGACCTCCAGACCTTGGCGCTGGAGGTAGCCCAGCAGAAGCGCGGCATTGTGGATCAGTGTTGCACCAGCATCTGCTCGCTCTACCAGCTGGAGAACTACTGCAACTAG